The Betta splendens chromosome 2, fBetSpl5.4, whole genome shotgun sequence nucleotide sequence GGGCTTGTCGCCGCCAGCTGTGGCCCCGGGGCCCATGcgctttttaatttctgctgcCATGGTCATGAAAGCCTGCTCCACATTGGTGGCGTTCTTGGCGCTCGTCTCCAGGAAGGGGATAGCCAGAGAGTCAGCAAACTCCTGCCAGATAAGATGAGAGCAAATGTCAACAAATCCAAATAAATAGGTTTTAGGTTGTTTCTTACTATTCTGTGTTACTGAGCTTTACTCTCATTCACAACAGACTGCAGACTTAAACCACAATGTCAATGATCTTTCACTAACAAACTGTGCTGGAACCAGTAACCTTGGACTGATCAGTACAGACACAGTGAACatttccttccctccctcttctTATTGCATACCTTAGCTGTTGTATAGTCGACTACTTTCTTAGTGGTCAGGTCACACTTGTTGCCCACCAGGAGCTTGTTGACATTTTCACTGGCGTAACGGTCAATTTCCTGAAGCCACTGCTTGACGTTGTTATAGGACTCCTGCACAGTGAGAACAGCAATATCAGCATGTGGCTAAACAATGGAACTCATTCTCACCTCAGCGCCAGCTATGAACCAGAAAATCTAATATTGAGCAAGTAAATGCTACCAAAAAGTATGCATTTCACTAATCAGCTGTGATTCAGTGTTGACTTACCTGATCTGTCACATCATATACAACTATGATGCCGTGAGCTCCACGGTAGTAGCTAGAGGTGATGGTACGAAACCTCTCCTGACCTGCAGTGTCCCActgagaaacaaacagacacacagttaAGAAGGAATTATTAGGCATCAACAACTAAACTATTTAATTATAGGCAAAAAAGGATCAAGAACCACTAGACTGAAATTCAGGCAAGTGAACACTACAATTCCTGAACGCTCTAAAAACACAGggctgctaatgctaacatgGCTACTCCTGATTGTACttagaaaacagctgcattttaaatactgtatctgCACATGCGCTATATAGATGTACAGAGCAACAGTAATAGGGAAGAAGAActgtttattatatatatatgcctATTAGGGCATTGACAAACTGCTGGTAACCTGCAAGCGCCCTGAAAAAGCCTAAAATCAGCTGATAAAAACTGCTCAAGAGGATCAATGACTCCTTGTCTGAAATATGACAAGACCACAAGCTGagcagcattttattttatcactgGTAAAAGCGATCCAGACTTGACACAGCTCAGGCTTTCTGGATTCTTTTCTAGATTAATGCAAATTAATGCATTCAaggtaaatgttttcttttatattaacaatagaaataaaaacagaaacatgacaaCTTGTTTTTTCCCTCACTGATGCCATTAACTCAGACTGGTGTTTTGGCTACAGAGATGACGACACAGTGAGCAGTTTGTGCATAAAGTAAGGATTAAAGTATGTGTTTTTACAGGCCTGCATTTATAAGGATCTTAGAGGATAATGGAAAAGTAGTGTTAGGGTCTCTGTAGTGGGAAAATGCAAAATTacactgtgtatttttatttagtgtgtATGTGATATGAGGCAGAGCAAGGTCTGCATAACAGGTGTCTCTGAAGCCTCTTCTATTAACCAAAACAAGATTTagttacaacacacacacacacacacacacacacagtgtgtgtgtgtgtgtgtgtgtgtgtgtgtgtgtgtgtgtgtgtgtgtgtgtgtgtgtgtgtgtgtgtgtgtgtgtgttgataacAATAGACGAATCTACAGTTACCGTTTGTCCTCTGAGAGTGTTTCTCTCTGTATGTACTCACAATCTGCAGTTTGATGGTTTTGCCATCAAGTTCAATGGTGCGGATCTTGAAGTCCACTCCGATCGTACTGATGTAGCTCTCTGTGTAAGTGTCATCCTGAGCAGGAATTAAAAACAGGTAAAAATCAGGAGAGTTTTGTAACAAAAATTTGAGTTTAaaggttaaaataaaacatatctTTAAATGAGAGATAGGGCTACTTACTGCAAAGCGCAGCAAAAGACAGGATTTCCCTACTCCAGAGTCTCCAATAAGCAGGAGCTTGAACAGGTAgtcactgaaagaaaaacaatgcaGGTTAGATGAAGGATGAGTGACTGAGGAGCACGTACTGCAACAGACGTCATGATACTGGTACAAACACCTGATCTGCATTTTACAAGGAATAAACATGCTCACCTGGCTGAGGACATAAGACACTTCATATGTGGGTGAAAGCTCCAAGCAGTAAGTGGACCTTGACTTgtgcttcatttattcatttactggtttaaatattgttttagtTGAATAGTGTTATGATTTTTGCATTTAATTAAACGGGTAGTAAATAATGCCAAAACCACCTAGTATCCCATTACACAGACCACAAATatatttttcctcttcctcccaaaATTAGAAAAACTGTCATTCACCAGCACACTAAGAGGAAAACACGATCACGTGACGGTgatacgcaacacaaacagctgcagagactTACCCAATGCTAGTGCTACTCTT carries:
- the rab1ba gene encoding zRAB1B, member RAS oncogene family a — its product is MNPEYDYLFKLLLIGDSGVGKSCLLLRFADDTYTESYISTIGVDFKIRTIELDGKTIKLQIWDTAGQERFRTITSSYYRGAHGIIVVYDVTDQESYNNVKQWLQEIDRYASENVNKLLVGNKCDLTTKKVVDYTTAKEFADSLAIPFLETSAKNATNVEQAFMTMAAEIKKRMGPGATAGGDKPNLKIESTPVRQSGGGCC